The Tripterygium wilfordii isolate XIE 37 chromosome 5, ASM1340144v1, whole genome shotgun sequence genome window below encodes:
- the LOC119998918 gene encoding uncharacterized protein LOC119998918 — protein sequence MESILVQADLATSEKNGATVVLDIESLLVQAALERCSGSPKMNRALSRKWSYRAEKWSTDAEEEDVEEPGKRSLTKVNSQLEALKQLNKAVAPPTTCVPVNPTDSIDSRNKRFSRLMTINPRKILFIFATASSMGTLILIYCTLAINRRGQYSYPL from the exons ATGGAGAGCATTCTTGTCCAG GCTGATCTTGCAACTTCAGAGAAAAATGGTGCTACTGTTGTGTTGGATATAGAGAGTTTACTAGTACAAGCAGCCTTGGAAAGATGTTCAGGGAGCCCTAAAATGAAC agGGCATTGTCTCGAAAATGGTCGTATCGGGCAGAGAAATGGAGTACAGATGCAGAGGAAGAAGACGTGGAAGAACCAGGAAAGAGATCTCTAACAAAAG TGAATTCTCAGTTGGAGGCATTGAAGCAGCTGAACAAAGCTGTTGCTCCACCCACAACTTGCGTCCCTGTTAATCCGACAGACTCCATCGACAGTCGGAACAAGAGGTTTAGCCGCTTAATGACCATCAATCCACGAAAGATCCTCTTCATCTTTGCAACTGC GTCCAGTATGGGCACACTGATACTCATATACTGCACCTTGGCAATCAATAGAAGGGGACAATATTCATATCCTCTTTGA